The Chitinophaga sp. H8 genome contains a region encoding:
- a CDS encoding DUF1572 family protein — protein sequence MSLGNLYLESAQKRLLYYKTLGDKTFEQLNGEQLHWQPAGAPNSIYLIVKHIHGNMLSRWTDFLTTDGEKPGRDRDAEFVETSATKEEILAMWTAGWDCMIQAISSLTADDLEKTVYIRKEPHAVLDAINRQVSHIPYHVGQIVYIGKMIRGDNWESLSIPKGQSQQYNQEKFGK from the coding sequence ATGTCTTTAGGAAACTTGTATCTGGAAAGCGCCCAAAAAAGGCTGCTGTATTACAAAACGCTGGGAGATAAAACCTTTGAACAGCTTAACGGGGAGCAATTGCACTGGCAACCTGCCGGAGCTCCCAACAGCATTTACCTGATAGTTAAACATATTCATGGTAATATGCTTTCCCGGTGGACGGATTTCCTGACCACTGATGGGGAAAAGCCCGGACGGGACCGGGATGCTGAATTTGTGGAAACATCTGCTACCAAAGAAGAAATTCTGGCCATGTGGACAGCCGGATGGGATTGTATGATACAGGCTATCAGCAGCCTGACAGCTGACGACCTGGAAAAAACCGTCTATATCCGGAAGGAACCACACGCTGTACTGGATGCCATTAACCGGCAGGTAAGCCATATTCCTTACCATGTAGGACAAATTGTTTACATTGGTAAAATGATCCGGGGAGATAACTGGGAAAGCCTTTCTATTCCCAAAGGGCAATCACAACAATATAATCAGGAAAAATTTGGCAAGTAA
- a CDS encoding aminotransferase class I/II-fold pyridoxal phosphate-dependent enzyme: MLSTGITPGRTVQTADRNSLFFSGFSYLGMHVHPEFRRQLTAGIAQYGTVFPSSRAGNVRLSVYEETEHALAVWMHQQSAAVVSSGFLAGQAAIHYAHTKGQLLYAPQSHPALWYNNPTLPDIPYEQWAGEMLEKINAAADHTFVVVTDAVSPLTSTVYDFGWLYEVTRKVLVVIDDSHGVGVLGAHGQGISYTLPQTEHVRYLLTASLAKAFSIPGGVITGHAADIAALKKHPFFTASTPMMPAGAYAFLQCKPLFVTQRETLCKNIAHLLQLAKNMPLLHNPQKLPIFLLQPGNGVPDITTYLAARDIVISSFAYPYPHSPHVNRVVLSALHEPEDITLLYRFLEESQSA, translated from the coding sequence ATGCTTTCAACTGGAATTACACCCGGCAGAACGGTGCAAACAGCAGACAGGAACAGTTTGTTCTTTTCCGGTTTTTCCTACCTGGGCATGCATGTCCATCCGGAGTTCAGGAGGCAGCTCACAGCTGGTATTGCTCAATATGGCACTGTATTCCCATCCTCCAGAGCCGGTAACGTCCGGCTGAGCGTATACGAAGAAACGGAGCATGCCCTGGCAGTATGGATGCATCAGCAATCTGCTGCTGTTGTCTCCTCCGGCTTCCTGGCCGGACAGGCAGCTATTCATTATGCTCACACTAAAGGACAGTTGCTGTATGCACCCCAATCACATCCTGCCCTATGGTATAATAATCCCACATTGCCGGATATACCATATGAACAATGGGCAGGAGAAATGCTGGAAAAAATAAACGCTGCTGCCGACCATACCTTTGTGGTGGTAACGGATGCAGTAAGCCCGCTTACCAGTACGGTATATGATTTTGGCTGGCTGTATGAAGTAACCCGTAAAGTGCTCGTAGTCATTGACGATTCGCATGGAGTGGGTGTTTTAGGAGCACATGGCCAGGGCATCAGCTATACCCTTCCGCAAACCGAACATGTCAGGTATCTCCTAACCGCTTCCCTGGCAAAAGCATTCAGTATACCGGGAGGTGTCATAACCGGCCATGCTGCTGATATTGCAGCGCTTAAAAAGCACCCGTTTTTTACAGCCAGCACGCCCATGATGCCGGCAGGGGCCTATGCCTTTCTCCAATGCAAGCCCTTGTTTGTAACGCAACGGGAAACCCTTTGTAAAAACATTGCGCACCTGTTGCAGCTGGCTAAAAACATGCCGCTGCTACACAACCCGCAGAAGTTACCCATATTTCTCCTGCAGCCTGGTAATGGGGTGCCTGATATTACCACCTATCTGGCCGCAAGGGATATTGTTATTTCTTCCTTTGCTTATCCTTACCCGCACAGTCCGCATGTAAACCGTGTGGTGCTGTCGGCCCTGCATGAGCCGGAAGATATAACACTGCTCTATCGCTTCCTGGAGGAAAGTCAAAGCGCATAA
- a CDS encoding TraB/GumN family protein translates to MTKSILCLLFFTGVCLLSGQAQPVKKAPVPKTSLLWKISSNGLTQPSYLYGTFHILCKEDLSFSPAALAAFKATKTLYLEIDMDDPQLLFKMGQSMMMPEGYSFKQLFKAADYAILEKYCKDSTGMDISVFDKMKPLAVMSLLIQQSFSCKTASCEAALMQMAKQQQKSIKGLEALEDQIRLFDSIPDTEEAAIIMKMITEKDSRVLNRKMVAAYKQQDINKLYEYMLQAPDWMQFKDALLDRRNSNWIPVITAQAKRKPTFFACGAGHLPGEKGVIRLLQEQGYKVEPIR, encoded by the coding sequence ATGACCAAAAGTATTCTTTGCCTGTTATTTTTCACCGGAGTATGTCTGTTATCCGGTCAGGCACAGCCAGTTAAGAAAGCGCCGGTACCGAAAACATCACTTTTATGGAAGATTTCCAGCAACGGGCTTACGCAGCCGTCTTATCTTTACGGCACCTTTCATATTCTCTGTAAAGAAGACCTTTCTTTTTCGCCTGCTGCACTCGCTGCATTTAAAGCTACCAAAACACTGTATCTGGAAATAGATATGGACGATCCTCAGTTGTTATTCAAAATGGGACAATCCATGATGATGCCGGAAGGGTATTCTTTTAAACAATTATTCAAAGCAGCAGATTACGCAATACTGGAAAAGTATTGCAAAGATTCTACCGGTATGGACATCAGCGTATTTGATAAAATGAAACCATTAGCGGTGATGTCGCTCCTGATACAACAATCTTTTTCCTGTAAGACGGCCAGCTGTGAGGCAGCGCTGATGCAAATGGCTAAACAGCAACAGAAATCTATTAAAGGGCTGGAAGCACTGGAAGACCAGATAAGATTGTTTGATAGTATTCCGGATACAGAAGAAGCAGCGATCATCATGAAAATGATTACTGAGAAAGATTCCAGAGTGCTGAACAGGAAAATGGTAGCCGCCTATAAACAGCAGGACATCAACAAGCTGTATGAATACATGCTGCAGGCCCCTGACTGGATGCAGTTTAAAGATGCATTACTGGACAGGCGTAACAGCAACTGGATTCCGGTAATTACGGCGCAGGCCAAACGCAAACCTACCTTTTTTGCCTGCGGAGCAGGGCATCTGCCAGGAGAAAAAGGAGTGATCAGACTTTTACAGGAACAAGGCTATAAAGTAGAACCCATCAGATAA
- a CDS encoding DUF5007 domain-containing protein translates to MSGIYKMKHLFYTATAAVLLLAGCKKIDEGYLSDGIYYSDSPILVERGIAFQKTAALSMDGTTVPITVKLLDIRKVGTGKRAEEFFKEYPVYVYKEAVDPDVDTTIEQVNAKRELKNMQPFQFLSSGQFVFNGATDSLPVDTDYEFDIEVSNVAGVRTYKNVGIIHTMDGERYTINAQGNNAFQDFTGTVVPIGNPKITITAVSDTGHHAILKIVDEDGKPFNPKNGEIIKRGDRPTFENYARFHPIVNTDTSMICNFEITPFPIKKIPTYNFLMYYRVPSQFITLSPSIPGLDPKTGYSANPLFEFHIKKAGTYVIEIRLLKVKKKG, encoded by the coding sequence ATGTCAGGTATATATAAAATGAAACACCTGTTCTATACCGCCACGGCAGCAGTACTGCTCCTTGCGGGCTGTAAGAAGATAGACGAAGGATATTTAAGTGATGGGATCTATTATTCAGACTCTCCCATATTGGTAGAACGGGGCATCGCTTTTCAAAAAACAGCCGCATTGTCTATGGATGGTACTACGGTGCCTATTACTGTAAAACTGCTGGATATACGTAAAGTGGGAACTGGTAAAAGGGCGGAAGAGTTTTTTAAGGAATACCCGGTATACGTATATAAGGAAGCTGTAGATCCCGATGTGGATACTACCATTGAGCAGGTGAATGCAAAAAGGGAACTGAAAAATATGCAGCCGTTCCAGTTTTTATCCAGCGGACAGTTCGTATTTAATGGTGCCACTGATAGTTTGCCGGTAGATACAGACTACGAATTTGATATTGAAGTATCCAATGTGGCGGGGGTAAGAACCTATAAAAACGTGGGGATTATCCATACCATGGATGGGGAGCGTTATACCATCAATGCACAGGGTAATAATGCATTCCAGGATTTTACAGGTACAGTCGTACCTATCGGTAATCCCAAGATTACAATCACTGCTGTTTCAGATACAGGTCATCACGCTATCCTGAAAATTGTGGATGAGGATGGGAAACCATTTAATCCTAAAAATGGGGAGATCATTAAAAGAGGGGACCGGCCCACTTTTGAAAACTATGCGAGGTTCCATCCGATTGTAAATACAGATACTTCCATGATCTGTAATTTTGAAATCACACCATTTCCCATCAAGAAAATACCAACGTATAATTTTCTGATGTATTACCGGGTACCCAGCCAGTTTATAACATTGAGCCCAAGTATACCAGGGCTGGATCCTAAAACAGGCTATAGTGCTAATCCGCTGTTTGAGTTCCATATCAAAAAAGCAGGCACTTACGTCATTGAGATACGATTGCTGAAGGTGAAGAAAAAGGGGTAA
- a CDS encoding fasciclin domain-containing protein has translation MNYTYLNTAKYTCLLLLVLALVASCKKDNYLTGGSKINPKVEMTTYDYLKSKPLFDTLVQLIDHAGMKDEINGKVTFFAPTDYSIRSLLLKRTTEVQLRYNDENIKYTIDSFPVNELKDSLRAYMFKEVISRENLSLSNQLYKNMVGEEFAIKLVESIDYDDIISQRPRFLHIIKIIDGLDPDPRPQDYPKEMWDKDEEVQTSGIITQTGLLHVINNQHAFYWR, from the coding sequence ATGAACTACACGTATTTAAATACCGCAAAATATACCTGCCTGTTGCTACTGGTGCTGGCATTGGTGGCCTCCTGTAAAAAGGATAACTATCTGACCGGGGGCAGCAAAATAAATCCTAAAGTAGAAATGACTACTTATGATTACTTAAAATCCAAACCTTTGTTTGATACCCTCGTACAGTTAATAGACCATGCTGGTATGAAGGACGAGATCAATGGTAAAGTCACTTTCTTTGCGCCTACGGATTATTCCATCCGCTCACTGCTGTTAAAGAGAACGACCGAAGTACAGCTCAGGTATAATGATGAGAATATCAAGTATACGATTGATAGCTTTCCGGTGAATGAACTGAAGGATTCTTTGCGTGCCTATATGTTCAAAGAGGTGATCAGCCGGGAAAACCTGAGCCTTAGCAACCAGCTGTATAAAAATATGGTAGGAGAGGAGTTTGCCATCAAACTGGTAGAGTCTATTGATTATGATGATATCATCAGCCAGCGCCCCCGGTTCCTGCATATTATCAAGATCATAGATGGACTGGACCCGGATCCCCGTCCCCAGGATTATCCCAAGGAAATGTGGGATAAGGATGAGGAAGTGCAAACATCCGGTATCATCACACAAACAGGGCTGCTCCACGTCATTAATAACCAGCATGCTTTTTACTGGAGATAA
- a CDS encoding RagB/SusD family nutrient uptake outer membrane protein, with protein sequence MKCLKYIFFAITAVILLAPMVSCKKLLEQDPINSPYNEVFWKDEKDALQGLAGGYALLRKALTVNTAFGGNMSHFSYGDLTAFEFDRFNQYDLDFLITGGKGFSNASFIGDYLEDYHDWSPYFRVVTQANIILHHVPTIPDNKFTHEPVATRNKILGEALFLRAFSYFYMVRLWGDVPLVTTYDEDPAHAQNVGRTSEKTVLDTCINDLQQAISLLPWDYLDGAEKAVRANKGAAYALLAHVYMWKDFLNKGADNQNLTKAIAAVDAIQQSHKYRLVDSTEFVKLFKGKSDEGIFEINMQVGQSEQQTQSGFYYKCLMQPYIKGKTTQNGVLKKELIDDLYEGRNDYRYYYNFVFTSDNTSILTKYAGLNAENIFYKDLATYSLAAVDANIILFRYADVLLLRAEANAKLGQYGAARTDLAAVSTRAGASAYEGDDEGLYEEIFRERSRELFCEGQRWYDLVRTGFLKTEAGGVFGTARYDQEGWKWPVARKLFVNNYVLRQNRFWEGKVK encoded by the coding sequence ATGAAATGTCTTAAATATATATTCTTTGCCATTACAGCTGTCATACTACTGGCGCCGATGGTTTCCTGTAAAAAGCTGTTGGAACAGGACCCTATCAATTCTCCTTATAACGAAGTGTTCTGGAAAGATGAAAAAGATGCTTTACAGGGCCTTGCGGGGGGATATGCTTTATTAAGAAAAGCATTGACCGTCAATACTGCTTTTGGTGGTAATATGTCGCATTTCTCTTATGGAGATCTGACTGCTTTCGAATTTGACAGATTTAACCAGTATGACCTGGATTTTCTGATCACCGGTGGAAAGGGATTTAGTAATGCTTCCTTCATAGGGGATTACCTGGAAGATTATCACGACTGGTCTCCTTATTTCCGCGTGGTTACCCAGGCCAATATCATCTTGCATCATGTGCCCACCATCCCGGATAATAAGTTTACCCACGAGCCAGTGGCTACCCGTAATAAAATACTTGGTGAGGCACTGTTCCTGCGTGCATTCAGCTATTTCTATATGGTGAGGTTATGGGGAGACGTACCGTTGGTAACTACCTATGATGAAGATCCTGCTCACGCGCAGAATGTGGGCCGAACAAGCGAAAAAACAGTTTTGGATACTTGTATCAATGATTTGCAGCAGGCCATCAGCCTATTGCCATGGGACTATCTGGATGGCGCTGAAAAAGCAGTTCGTGCTAATAAAGGTGCTGCCTATGCTTTGCTGGCACATGTATACATGTGGAAAGATTTTTTGAATAAAGGTGCGGATAACCAAAATCTGACCAAAGCAATTGCGGCAGTAGATGCGATCCAGCAAAGCCATAAATACCGCCTGGTAGATAGTACCGAATTTGTAAAACTGTTTAAGGGAAAATCGGATGAAGGCATTTTTGAAATCAATATGCAGGTAGGACAAAGTGAACAACAAACACAAAGCGGATTTTATTACAAGTGTCTGATGCAACCTTATATAAAAGGTAAAACTACACAGAATGGGGTACTGAAAAAGGAACTGATTGACGACCTGTATGAGGGCCGGAACGACTACCGGTATTACTACAACTTTGTTTTTACTTCAGATAATACTTCTATCCTTACCAAGTATGCAGGGCTGAATGCAGAAAACATATTCTATAAAGACCTGGCTACCTATTCACTGGCAGCAGTAGATGCCAACATCATCCTGTTCCGGTATGCAGATGTATTGCTGTTGCGTGCAGAAGCAAACGCCAAACTCGGACAGTATGGGGCAGCCCGTACTGATCTGGCGGCAGTAAGTACCCGCGCTGGTGCATCCGCCTATGAAGGGGATGATGAAGGATTATACGAGGAAATATTCAGGGAACGCAGCCGCGAACTCTTTTGTGAGGGACAGCGCTGGTACGATCTGGTAAGAACCGGATTCCTGAAAACAGAAGCGGGAGGCGTTTTTGGTACTGCCCGTTATGACCAGGAAGGCTGGAAATGGCCGGTGGCACGCAAGCTGTTTGTGAACAACTATGTACTTCGGCAAAACAGATTCTGGGAAGGAAAAGTGAAGTAA
- a CDS encoding SusC/RagA family TonB-linked outer membrane protein: MHKKWLMLALMGLLSLSLWAQQRKITGVVKDNTGQGLPGVSVREAGTNNGTVTTPDGKFTLQLKGSNPKLIVSFIGFETKNLTVDSETDYQVVLKPDAKSLKDVVVIGYQEVKRKTVTAAVSSVKGKEIENLPSPSFDQLLQGKVAGLNVQNYTGEPGVRSSFVIRGNTAVSRNVDRARALSTPLFVIDGIPVSLDDAAAFDNTGTNYIAGINPNDIESIDILKDASAAAIYGSRGANGVVILKTKRGKIGTPQINFSTYAGITEKPKYEHFIIGAEERRYKLDYIRDRAPYDRAGVLPMMLTDSLNPAFSGATDWQDLFYRSGIVQNVDLSVAGATESINYRVSGNYFNEDGIIKGTGYKRYTVSAAMGMKMSSKVSVDALFRLSRGDRSRGRGQFPWEDALKLYQGQFPSSLFNLSEIDILNYTGDLKSGRDKNINDDVTGSLTLNYDITSKLRFAAIGSIQSSVSSRDIFRPGILNAAGASYAQSSKSQYENLNLDNTLSYTTDIFNKENHLNVLLGNSINYVKNAYTGVGGAAISNDNVKVVQGIEPRNFLLRDPYDGLITGSNYQSAGLLSFFARVNYDYREKYLLSVAWRADASSRFGANSRWGYFPSFSAGWNITDEPFAAPLKKWVDAFKLRGSYGVTGTLPGGYYMPFNTYAINQGGYGGSDAITYNGINAVTPNFKGGVAQNGLTWEQSVQSNIGVDAAFFKNRLTITADVFNRGKTKGLFDLLLPATSGYDKVNTNSVSVRNIGWELNLYGRILSPESPFQWNSRLILSAVKNQITGLPNGNRDLVVEDPNTGMVYLLTKGRPINEFYLIQSNGVYANEKDIPFNPLTGEKLTYWGGSHTVKAGDYIWQDQNGDFDVWDWNDRVRTGNPNPRITGGFTNTFSYKNFSLEISVNFLMGREIFNKYISDRLQGYQNNLSFIAATDLSKLGTWQKEGEGSKFAELNPYGDNYYQFLPFSSAYIENGNYARIKYINLSYTFPRKFLDRIKMRNLQIYSVIDNLHTFQRSTVPDAEAVNELGVYTGTGYPIPRKFTLGVNVGL; this comes from the coding sequence ATGCACAAAAAGTGGCTAATGCTGGCACTAATGGGCCTCCTATCGCTTTCCTTATGGGCCCAGCAGCGAAAAATTACCGGTGTCGTAAAAGACAACACAGGCCAGGGCTTACCTGGCGTATCCGTAAGGGAAGCAGGTACTAACAATGGTACAGTGACCACTCCTGATGGGAAATTTACCCTGCAATTGAAAGGGAGTAACCCCAAATTGATTGTTTCATTCATAGGCTTTGAAACCAAAAATCTGACAGTAGATAGTGAAACAGACTACCAGGTGGTATTAAAACCTGATGCCAAAAGCCTGAAAGATGTAGTAGTGATCGGATACCAGGAGGTAAAGCGTAAAACCGTTACAGCGGCAGTATCCAGTGTTAAAGGCAAGGAAATTGAAAACCTGCCTTCTCCCAGTTTTGATCAGTTGCTGCAAGGTAAAGTAGCGGGCTTGAATGTCCAGAACTACACCGGAGAACCTGGTGTAAGAAGCTCTTTTGTAATACGGGGTAATACGGCTGTTTCCAGAAATGTAGACCGGGCAAGGGCATTAAGCACGCCACTGTTTGTAATAGATGGTATTCCTGTATCCCTGGATGATGCTGCTGCATTTGATAATACCGGTACCAACTATATCGCCGGTATTAATCCGAATGATATTGAATCCATAGATATTCTGAAAGATGCTTCGGCGGCGGCTATTTATGGCTCCCGGGGCGCTAATGGGGTAGTGATCCTGAAAACCAAACGTGGAAAAATTGGTACCCCTCAGATCAATTTCTCTACCTACGCCGGGATTACGGAAAAACCCAAGTATGAACATTTTATTATTGGGGCAGAAGAACGAAGGTATAAGCTGGACTATATCCGCGATAGGGCACCTTACGACCGGGCGGGTGTGTTGCCGATGATGCTCACCGATAGTTTAAATCCTGCTTTTTCCGGTGCTACAGACTGGCAGGATCTCTTTTACCGCAGTGGGATTGTACAAAACGTAGACCTGTCAGTAGCCGGTGCTACAGAGAGTATTAACTACCGGGTAAGCGGCAACTATTTTAATGAAGATGGTATTATTAAAGGAACAGGGTACAAGCGCTATACGGTTTCTGCTGCCATGGGCATGAAAATGAGCTCCAAAGTAAGCGTGGATGCATTGTTTCGTTTAAGCCGCGGAGACCGCTCCAGGGGTAGAGGGCAGTTTCCCTGGGAGGATGCACTTAAATTATACCAGGGCCAGTTTCCCTCCTCCCTGTTTAATCTGTCAGAAATAGATATACTGAATTATACAGGCGACTTAAAATCCGGTCGTGATAAGAACATCAATGACGATGTAACGGGAAGCCTCACCCTGAATTATGATATTACTTCAAAGCTCCGCTTTGCTGCAATCGGCTCTATACAAAGCAGCGTCAGCTCCCGGGATATCTTCCGTCCGGGAATATTGAATGCGGCAGGGGCTTCTTATGCGCAGAGCAGCAAGAGCCAGTATGAGAATCTTAACCTTGATAACACGTTAAGTTATACTACAGACATTTTCAATAAGGAAAATCACCTTAATGTATTATTGGGCAATAGTATCAACTATGTTAAAAATGCATATACCGGGGTAGGTGGTGCGGCTATCAGTAATGATAATGTGAAAGTAGTACAAGGGATTGAACCCCGGAACTTCCTGTTGAGAGATCCATATGATGGGTTGATCACAGGATCAAATTACCAGTCGGCTGGACTGCTGTCATTTTTTGCCAGGGTTAACTACGACTACCGTGAAAAATACCTGCTGTCTGTAGCCTGGCGTGCAGATGCTTCTTCCCGCTTTGGGGCAAATAGCCGCTGGGGATATTTCCCCTCCTTTTCTGCTGGCTGGAATATCACCGATGAACCATTTGCTGCGCCACTGAAAAAATGGGTGGATGCATTTAAACTGCGCGGCAGCTATGGGGTAACAGGTACTTTACCAGGTGGTTACTATATGCCATTCAATACCTATGCGATTAACCAGGGCGGTTATGGTGGCTCGGATGCGATCACCTATAATGGCATCAATGCGGTAACGCCCAACTTTAAAGGTGGGGTGGCGCAGAACGGATTAACCTGGGAACAGTCTGTACAATCCAATATTGGTGTGGACGCAGCATTCTTTAAAAATCGTTTAACCATTACTGCGGATGTATTCAACCGCGGAAAAACCAAAGGGCTGTTTGACTTGCTGCTGCCTGCTACCAGTGGATACGATAAAGTAAATACGAACTCCGTAAGTGTGCGCAACATTGGTTGGGAGTTAAATCTCTATGGCCGCATCTTATCACCTGAAAGTCCCTTTCAATGGAACAGCCGCCTGATTTTGTCAGCTGTTAAAAATCAGATCACCGGCCTCCCTAATGGCAACCGTGACCTGGTGGTAGAAGATCCTAATACCGGAATGGTGTATTTACTCACGAAAGGCCGCCCTATCAACGAGTTTTACCTGATACAAAGCAATGGGGTGTATGCGAATGAAAAGGATATCCCCTTTAATCCTTTGACTGGTGAAAAACTGACCTATTGGGGAGGAAGCCATACTGTGAAGGCGGGGGATTATATCTGGCAGGATCAGAATGGCGATTTTGATGTATGGGATTGGAATGACCGGGTGCGTACCGGCAACCCGAACCCCCGCATTACGGGAGGTTTCACCAATACCTTCAGCTATAAAAATTTTAGCCTCGAAATATCCGTGAATTTCCTGATGGGCAGGGAAATTTTTAATAAATATATTTCTGACCGCCTGCAGGGATATCAGAACAACCTGTCCTTTATTGCGGCTACAGACCTGAGTAAATTAGGCACCTGGCAGAAAGAAGGAGAAGGCAGCAAATTTGCCGAGCTGAACCCTTATGGTGATAACTATTATCAGTTCCTGCCATTCTCTTCTGCTTACATTGAAAACGGTAACTATGCCCGTATCAAATACATAAACCTTTCCTACACCTTTCCACGCAAATTCCTGGACCGTATTAAAATGCGTAACCTCCAGATTTATAGCGTGATTGATAACCTGCACACTTTCCAGCGCTCTACTGTGCCGGATGCAGAAGCAGTGAATGAACTGGGGGTATATACTGGTACGGGGTATCCTATTCCGCGCAAGTTTACGCTGGGTGTAAATGTTGGTCTCTAA